The Daucus carota subsp. sativus chromosome 9, DH1 v3.0, whole genome shotgun sequence genome window below encodes:
- the LOC108202849 gene encoding intracellular ribonuclease LX, protein MKRERQQNIEMNFSILIQILALQCLAVVCVSREFDFYYFVQQWPASYCDTKRSCCYPKTGKPAEDFSIHGLWPNYRDGTYPANCDSVNLFNDSKITDLESRLEKDWPSLACPSSDGMRFWGHEWDKHGTCSESFLDQHSYFKAALDLKNKANLLQALNNAGIKPADGKYYSLESIKDAIKEATGYTPYIDCNVDASRKYHQLYQVYMCVEASGSEFINCPLLPHGRSCTSQVEFPSFSHIKPAHQEL, encoded by the exons ATGAAGCGAGAAAGACAGCAGAATATAGAGATGAATTTTTCGATACTGATTCAGATTCTGGCCTTACAATGCCTTGCAGTTGTTTGTGTTTCAAGAGAAtttgatttctattattttGTTCAACAG TGGCCAGCGTCGTACTGTGATACGAAGAGGAGTTGCTGCTACCCGAAAACAGGGAAGCCAGCAGAGGACTTTAGCATTCATGGGCTATGGCCAAACTACAGAGATGGTACCTATCCTGCCAACTGTGACTCTGTCAACTTGTTTAACGATTCCAAG ATTACTGATCTTGAAAGCAGACTTGAAAAGGACTGGCCATCACTAGCATGTCCGAGTAGCGATGGCATGAGGTTCTGGGGACACGAATGGGACAAACATGGCACTTGTTCCGAATCATTTCTTGATCAGCATTCTTATTTCAAAGCTGCTCTGGACTTGAAAAACAAAGCTAATCTCCTCCAAGCCTTGAACAATGCAG GAATTAAACCAGCAGACGGAAAATATTACAGCCTCGAGAGCATCAAAGACGCGATCAAAGAAGCGACAGGGTACACTCCATACATAGACTGTAACGTCGATGCATCGAGAAAGTACCACCAGCTCTACCAAGTGTACATGTGTGTGGAAGCATCAGGTTCAGAATTCATCAACTGCCCTCTTCTTCCCCATGGAAGATCATGCACTTCTCAAGTCGAATTCCCTTCCTTCTCTCATATCAAGCCTGCACATCAAGAACTCTGA
- the LOC108202848 gene encoding E3 ubiquitin-protein ligase ATL4-like codes for MARILSADILNQTPPPPDFIYNTGSISQFPASSPPSSSSSSSSSSIVIVIIIITSAIIISASIYLILRYLSRRFHRAFSDVIIPSNTNFCTENEVIIINDSLPLFTFGSLIGNIVTADCAVCLSKFEAQDQLRLLPLCCHAFHVACIDTWLTSNQTCPLCRSSINPTESEVLDKMISISTVTNDNSGNSFRIEIGSVSRRTDSTSNDNNRRSYSIGSFDYIVDDAGYELSRGSTHRREPSEAASNVDKDSVGGQLMAPGESLAAEVAGGRNSWLRDYVDRIASISSRSIRSSGRFFSGSSRRSEPVVAVGDLESSRVGEEISELFRWLSGV; via the coding sequence ATGGCAAGAATTCTTAGTGCAGATATTCTAAATCAAACACCTCCCCCTCCTGATTTCATCTACAACACTGGCAGCATTAGCCAGTTCCCGGCCTCCTCACCGCCCTCGTCTTCTTCCTCCTCTTCGTCCTCCTCAATTGTTAtcgttattattattataacttCCGCTATAATAATTTCCGCTTCAATTTACCTAATTCTTAGGTATTTATCACGAAGATTTCACCGCGCATTTTCAGACGTGATTATTCCATCTAACACCAATTTTTGCACCGAAAATGAGGTCATTATAATCAATGATTCGTTGCCTTTATTCACATTTGGATCATTAATCGGAAATATTGTTACAGCTGACTGTGCGGTTTGTTTATCGAAGTTCGAGGCTCAGGATCAGCTGAGGCTGCTGCCGTTATGTTGTCACGCCTTTCATGTTGCTTGCATTGACACGTGGCTCACGTCGAATCAGACGTGTCCGCTCTGCAGGTCCAGTATTAATCCGACAGAGTCGGAGGTTCTGgacaagatgattagtatttccacagttacgAACGATAATTCTGGCAATAGTTTTCGTATTGAGATCGGGAGTGTCAGCAGGAGAACTGACTCTACCTCGAATGATAATAACAGGAGGTCTTATTCGATTGGCTCGTTCGACTACATTGTGGATGATGCCGGGTACGAGCTCTCGAGAGGCTCGACGCACAGGAGGGAGCCCTCGGAGGCTGCATCGAATGTCGATAAGGACTCGGTGGGGGGTCAATTGATGGCTCCAGGGGAAAGCCTGGCGGCTGAAGTTGCTGGAGGGAGGAATAGTTGGCTCAGGGACTATGTTGATCGAATTGCATCGATTTCTTCTCGTTCGATACGGAGCTCGGGGAGGTTTTTTTCGGGGAGTAGTCGGCGCAGTGAGCCTGTGGTGGCGGTTGGGGACTTGGAATCTAGTAGAGTTGGGGAGGAGATCAGTGAATTGTTTCGGTGGCTGTCAGGGGTATGA
- the LOC108201708 gene encoding pentatricopeptide repeat-containing protein At2g02980, chloroplastic, with product MNHAHQLFDKITEPDIVVFNYMARGYARTDDPLAALLLFVEVLWVGACPDYYTFPSLLKACAKGKGLEEGRQLHCFAVKYGLNDDVYVCPALINMYVECGDLCSGGRVFERIVEPCVVSYNAIISGYVRASEPNKALAMFRELQSRRIEPTYVTMLGVLSSCGLLGALELGKWIHGYVKEHGFDQYVKVNTALIDMYAKCGSLDDAVCVFECMAFRDTAAWSAMIMAYALHGQGGRAISLFEGMRKARVRPDGITFLGLINACNHTGLVEEGWKYYNSMRDKYGINPGIKHYGCMLDLLGRAGRLDEAYKFIEELPIQPTLVLWRTLLAACSTHGNVEMAERVIARIFELDDSHSGDYVIFSNMCARAGRLKDVIRLRKLMKDKHVAKLPGCSMIEVDNMVHEFFSGDGTHIEHRELHEALDMLFEKLKLVGYVPETSLVNYADMNEEEKEVALRYHSEKLAIAFGLINTPPGTTIRVVKNIRVCRDCHSAAKLISQISGRKIILRDVQRFHHFQIGKCSCGDYW from the coding sequence ATGAACCATGCTCACCAACTGTTTGACAAAATTACTGAACCAGATATTGTAGTCTTCAACTATATGGCTCGTGGGTATGCTCGGACTGATGACCCACTTGCTGCTTTGCTGCTGTTTGTGGAGGTTTTGTGGGTTGGTGCTTGTCCTGATTATTACACATTCCCTTCTCTTTTGAAGGCTTGTGCTAAGGGAAAAGGGTTAGAAGAAGGGAGGCAATTGCATTGTTTTGCTGTTAAGTATGGGCTTAATGATGATGTGTATGTGTGTCCAGCTTTGATAAACATGTATGTTGAATGTGGTGACTTGTGTTCTGGCGGCCGCGTTTTTGAGAGGATTGTGGAGCCATGTGTGGTTAGTTATAATGCTATTATTAGTGGTTATGTGAGAGCTAGTGAACCGAATAAGGCATTAGCAATGTTTCGTGAATTGCAAAGCAGAAGGATAGAGCCTACGTATGTGACAATGCTTGGTGTGCTTTCATCTTGTGGGTTGTTGGGAGCGTTGGAGTTGGGAAAGTGGATTCATGGGTATGTTAAGGAACATGGGTTTGATCAGTATGTGAAGGTGAATACTGCACTTATTGATATGTATGCCAAGTGTGGGAGTTTGGATGATGCAGTTTGTGTATTTGAGTGTATGGCTTTTAGAGATACAGCAGCTTGGTCAGCGATGATTATGGCGTATGCACTTCATGGTCAGGGTGGCAGAGCAATTTCATTATTTGAGGGTATGAGAAAGGCTCGAGTTCGACCAGATGGAATTACGTTTTTGGGTCTTATAAATGCATGCAATCATACTGGATTGGTCGAGGAAGGATGGAAATATTATAACTCTATGAGAGACAAGTATGGAATCAATCCTGGTATTAAGCACTACGGATGCATGTTAGATTTATTGGGTCGAGCTGGACGCTTAGATGAAGCTTATAAGTTTATAGAGGAGTTGCCAATCCAGCCCACTCTAGTGTTGTGGAGAACTTTGTTAGCTGCTTGTAGCACTCACGGTAATGTAGAAATGGCTGAGCGGGTCATCGCTCGGATTTTTGAATTGGACGATTCTCATAGTGGGGACTATGTAATATTCTCAAACATGTGTGCAAGAGCAGGGAGATTGAAAGACGTGATTCGTTTGAGGAAACTCATGAAGGATAAGCATGTGGCGAAGTTGCCTGGATGTAGCATGATAGAGGTGGACAATATGGTGCATGAGTTCTTCTCTGGGGATGGTACACATATCGAGCATAGAGAGCTCCATGAAGCACTTGATATGCTTTTTGAAAAGTTGAAGTTGGTGGGATATGTTCCCGAAACTTCTCTTGTAAATTATGCAGATATGAACGAAGAGGAGAAAGAAGTTGCTCTCAGATATCATAGTGAAAAACTAGCTATTGCTTTTGGCCTGATAAACACTCCTCCTGGGACAACAATTCGTGTTGTGAAGAACATTAGGGTCTGCAGAGACTGTCATTCTGCTGCTAAACTTATATCACAAATCTCCGGTAGAAAAATTATTCTTAGAGATGTACAACGGTTTCATCATTTTCAAATTGGAAAATGCTCCTGTGGGGATTACTGGTAG
- the LOC108202223 gene encoding F-box/kelch-repeat protein At3g23880, translated as MAQPCLPDDIIRTNILPRLSIKSVTRFRSVCKSWNSLILEPGFAKDHLYFTARNPQDDTLIFNKLALTLSYDDFGTMITSAHYGDIALLSLSELSETKLLDVTSAELHMLGSINGLVCLFLDKQDQFIVWNPAIRQAMKFDSPRKQFLLRYMKRKFYGFCWDAVENDFKVMVSYYKIGNLDSPLSLYVYSCNLGSWSSPRNSLFTEVWWDNHGLPSAIVSGVPYWTYSWYSRGTIKLFKFDLISKDFRKVPELYLLDHKNFIVVNLKECLSALVYDYALVNIFVDVHCFDEGLGVWSKMYRVGPINGDMFSRGWGLMYNVRVSGKLLGCFKHNGEIVFSANCKYKCYHHETNKITDLHNQEGYTEECFSYKASLFFLEGMKPQHQVEPTLWK; from the coding sequence ATGGCACAACCTTGTTTGCCAGACGACATAATAAGGACAAATATACTGCCGCGCTTGAGTATAAAATCTGTCACACGATTCCGCTCCGTTTGTAAGTCATGGAACTCTCTGATTTTGGAGCCTGGTTTTGCAAAAGATCATCTCTATTTCACCGCTCGAAACCCTCAAGACGACActctcatatttaacaaattaGCCCTTACTCTTAGCTATGATGACTTTGGTACCATGATCACCAGTGCTCACTACGGTGATATAGCTCTACTATCTTTATCCGAATTGTCGGAAACTAAGCTGTTGGACGTCACAAGTGCTGAGCTACACATGCTCGGTTCAATAAATGGTTTAGTCTGTCTTTTTCTTGATAAACAAGATCAGTTTATCGTATGGAATCCTGCTATTAGACAAGCTATGAAATTCGATTCACCAAGGAAACAATTTTTGTTACGCTatatgaaaagaaaattttatggATTTTGTTGGGATGCTGTGGAAAATGATTTTAAAGTGATGGTATCTTATTACAAGATTGGGAATCTTGACTCGCCTTTAAGCTTGTACGTTTACTCGTGCAACTTAGGCTCTTGGAGCTCACCGCGTAATTCTCTGTTTACTGAAGTCTGGTGGGATAATCACGGATTGCCATCTGCTATTGTAAGTGGAGTGCCGTATTGGACATATTCTTGGTATTCTAGGGGAACCATTAAGTTGTTTAAGTTTGACCTTATTAGTAAGGATTTCAGGAAGGTGCCTGAACTTTATCTACTGGACCATAAAAATTTCATTGTTGTCAATTTAAAAGAGTGTCTCTCTGCATTGGTGTATGATTACGCTcttgttaatatttttgtagaCGTACATTGTTTTGATGAGGGACTTGGTGTTTGGAGTAAGATGTACCGTGTTGGACCAATAAATGGTGATATGTTCAGTCGTGGTTGGGGATTAATGTACAATGTCCGCGTAAGTGGTAAATTGTTGGGCTGTTTTAAGCACAATGGTGAGATTGTATTCTCTGCAAACTGTAAGTACAAGTGCTACCATCacgaaacaaataaaattacgGATCTTCACAACCAGGAGGGGTATACAGAAGAGTGTTTTAGTTATAAAGCAAGCCTGTTTTTTCTTGAAGGAATGAAGCCTCAGCATCAGGTAGAGCCTACATTGTGGAAGTAA
- the LOC108201709 gene encoding F-box/kelch-repeat protein At3g23880 — protein MAQPCLPDDIISTNILPRLSIKSVTRFRSVCKSWNSLILEPGFAKDHLYFTTQNPQDDTLIFNKLVLDYNKFGCMTGAHYGDIAVLSSSDLSETKLLDVTSAELHMLGSINGLVCLFLDKQDQFIVWNPAIRQAMKFGSPRKQFSLRDMKIKFYGFCWDAVENDFKVVVSYYKLGNLDSLSIYSCKLGSWSSPFNSLFTEVWSDGHRLPCAIVSGVPYWTYSWYSRGTVKLFKFDVVSKDFKKVPELYLFDENKFIVVNLKECLSALVYDYAQSISSLVDVHCFDEGLGVWSKMYSVGPINGDLFCRGWSNMHNVRVITGELLGCFKHGGEIVFSANSKYRCYDHKTDETRDLHKPKGDTEQCFSYIASLFFLEGMKPQHQVEPTLWK, from the coding sequence ATGGCGCAACCTTGTTTGCCAGACGACATAATAAGTACAAATATACTCCCGCGCTTGAGTATAAAATCTGTCACACGATTCCGCTCCGTTTGCAAGTCATGGAACTCTCTGATTCTGGAGCCAGGTTTTGCAAAAGATCATCTCTATTTCACCACTCAAAACCCTCAAGACGACACTCTCATATTTAACAAGTTAGTCCTTGACTATAATAAATTTGGTTGCATGACTGGTGCTCACTACGGTGATATAGCTGTACTATCTTCATCCGATTTGTCGGAAACTAAGCTGTTGGATGTCACAAGTGCTGAGCTACACATGCTTGGTTCAATAAATGGTTTAGTCTGTCTTTTTCTTGATAAACAAGATCAGTTTATCGTATGGAACCCTGCTATTAGACAAGCTATGAAATTCGGTTCACCAAGAAAACAATTTTCGTTACGtgatatgaaaataaaattttatggatTTTGTTGGGATGCTGTGGAAAACGATTTTAAAGTGGTGGTATCTTATTACAAGTTGGGGAATCTTGACTCCTTGTCCATTTACTCGTGCAAATTAGGCTCTTGGAGTTCACCGTTTAATTCTCTGTTTACTGAAGTCTGGTCGGATGGTCACAGATTGCCATGTGCTATTGTAAGTGGAGTGCCGTATTGGACATATTCTTGGTATTCTAGGGGAACCGTTAAGCTGTTTAAGTTTGACGTTGTTAGTAAGGATTTTAAGAAGGTGCCTGAACTTTATCTATTCGACGAAAATAAGTTCATTGTTGTCAATCTAAAAGAGTGTCTCTCTGCATTGGTGTATGATTACGCTCAGTCTATTAGTAGTTTGGTAGACGTACATTGTTTTGATGAGGGACTAGGTGTTTGGAGTAAGATGTACAGTGTTGGACCAATAAATGGTGATCTGTTCTGTCGCGGTTGGAGTAATATGCACAATGTCCGTGTAATTACTGGTGAATTGTTGGGCTGTTTTAAGCACGGTGGTGAGATTGTGTTCTCTGCAAACAGTAAGTACAGGTGCTACGATCACAAAACAGATGAAACCAGGGATCTTCACAAACCGAAGGGGGATACAGAGCAGTGCTTTAGCTATATAGCAAGCCTGTTTTTTCTTGAAGGAATGAAGCCTCAGCATCAGGTAGAGCCTACATTGTGGAAGTAA
- the LOC108201710 gene encoding F-box/kelch-repeat protein At3g23880: MAQPSLPEDIISTNILPRVSIKSVTRFRSVCKSWNSLISEPGFAKHHLYFTTQNPQDDTLIFNKLVLDYNKFGCMTGAHYGDIAVLSSSDLSETKLLDVTSAELHMLGSINGLVCLFFDKQDQFIVWNPAIRQAMKFGSPRKQFLLGDMKRKFHGFCWDAVENDFKVVVSYYEWGNFDSPLSLYIYSCNLGSWSSPRNSLFNEVWCVGRGLPIAIVSGVPYWTYCRGTLKLFKFDVISKDFRELPELHLFDSKKDVSVVNLKECLSALVYDYVQSINSLVDVHCFDKGLGVWSKMYSVGPINGDMFSCGWSDMQNVRVTGKLLGCFKHGGEIVFSANSKYRCYDHKTDEIRNLRSQEGYTHKCFSYKASLIFLKGMKPQHQVEPTLWK; the protein is encoded by the coding sequence ATGGCGCAACCTTCTTTGCCTGAAGACATAATAAGTACAAATATACTGCCGCGCGTAAGTATAAAATCTGTCACACGATTTCGCTCCGTTTGCAAGTCATGGAACTCTCTGATTTCGGAGCCCGGTTTTGCAAAACATCACCTCTATTTCACCACTCAAAACCCTCAAGACGACActctcatatttaacaaattaGTCCTTGACTATAATAAATTTGGTTGCATGACTGGTGCTCACTACGGTGATATAGCTGTACTATCTTCATCCGATTTGTCGGAAACTAAGCTGTTGGATGTCACAAGTGCTGAGCTACACATGCTTGGTTCAATAAATGGTTTAGTCTgtcttttttttgataaacaaGATCAGTTTATCGTATGGAATCCTGCTATTAGACAAGCTATGAAATTCGGTTCACCAAGGAAACAATTTTTGTTAGGCGATATGAAAAGAAAATTCCATGGATTTTGTTGGGATGCTGTGGAAAACGATTTTAAAGTGGTGGTATCTTATTATGAGTGGGGGAATTTTGACTCGCCTTTAAGCTTGTACATTTATTCGTGCAACTTAGGCTCTTGGAGCTCACCGCGTAATTCTCTGTTTAATGAAGTCTGGTGTGTTGGTCGCGGATTGCCAATTGCTATTGTAAGTGGAGTACCGTATTGGACATATTGCAGGGGAACCCTTAAGCTGTTTAAGTTTGACGTTATTAGTAAGGATTTCAGGGAGCTGCCTGAGCTTCATCTATTCGACAGTAAAAAAGATGTCTCTGTTGTCAATTTAAAAGAGTGTCTCTCTGCATTGGTGTATGATTACGTTCAGTCTATTAATAGTTTGGTAGACGTACATTGTTTTGATAAGGGACTAGGTGTTTGGAGTAAGATGTACAGTGTTGGACCAATAAACGGTGATATGTTCAGTTGTGGTTGGAGTGATATGCAAAATGTCCGCGTGACTGGTAAATTGTTGGGCTGTTTTAAGCACGGTGGTGAGATTGTGTTCTCTGCAAACAGTAAGTACAGGTGCTATGATCATAAAACAGATGAAATCAGGAATCTTCGCAGCCAGGAGGGGTACACACACAAGTGTTTTAGTTATAAAGCAAGCCTGATTTTTCTTAAAGGAATGAAGCCTCAGCATCAGGTAGAGCCTACATTGTGGAAGTAA